Proteins from a single region of Carassius carassius chromosome 37, fCarCar2.1, whole genome shotgun sequence:
- the LOC132118371 gene encoding L-rhamnose-binding lectin CSL3-like isoform X2 — protein MFQSTMLVQKLSGVTLLLLLCQHACFLSAWDNAKESVTCEGDSASLSCCSGFINVLCANYGRTDGETCSAGKPPGQLSNVHCSSETSLQAMATRCNGRESCSVQAVNSVFNDPCFGTYKYLEVSYECLQSKQHITCEGFRGDITCEEGVLSVHYANYGRRNLATCPHQLATTTHCYSNRTDRMRSRCNGKKSCHVLASNSEFSDPCVGVYKYLEVTYSCV, from the exons atgtTCCAATCTACCATGCTGGTGCAAAAGCTAAGTGGAGTCACAT TGCTGCTGTTGCTGTGTCAACATG CATGTTTTCTCTCTGCATGGGACAATGCAAAAGAATCCGTGACCTGTGAAGGAGACTCTGCATCCCTCAGTTGTT GCTCTGGATTCATAAATGTCCTTTGTGCCAACTATGGACGGACTGATGGCGAAACTTGCTCTGCTGGGAAACCACCTGGGCAGCTCTCAAATGTGCACTGCTCCTCAGAAACATCCCTCCAAGCGATGGCTACTCG GTGTAATGGAAGAGAAAGCTGTTCTGTTCAAGCAGTGAACTCTGTTTTCAATGATCCCTGTTTTGGGACTTATAAATACCTGGAAGTATCTTATGAGTGTCTCCAATCTA AGCAGCACATAACTTGCGAAGGTTTCAGAGGTGACATTACCTGTG aggaggGTGTTCTTTCTGTTCATTATGCCAATTATGGACGGCGGAATCTTGCAACCTGCCCTCATCAATTGGCAACTACAACACACTGTTACTCTAATCGGACTGACCGTATGCGTTCCAG gtgcAATGGAAAGAAGTCTTGCCATGTACTAGCTTCAAATTCGGAGTTCTCTGATCCATGTGTAGGAGTCTATAAGTACCTGGAAGTGACGTATTCCTGCGTATGA
- the LOC132118371 gene encoding L-rhamnose-binding lectin CSL3-like isoform X5, whose product MFQSAMLGQKLSGITLLLLLCQHACFLSAWDNAKESVTCEGDSASLSCCSGFINVLCANYGRTDGETCSAGKPPGQLSNVHCSSETSLQAMATRCNGRESCSVQAVNSVFNDPCFGTYKYLEVSYECLQSKQHITCEGFRGDITCEEGVLSVHYANYGRRNLATCPHQLATTTHCYSNRTDRMRSRCNGKKSCHVLASNSEFSDPCVGVYKYLEVTYSCV is encoded by the exons TGCTGCTGTTGCTGTGTCAACATG CATGTTTTCTCTCTGCATGGGACAATGCAAAAGAATCCGTGACCTGTGAAGGAGACTCTGCATCCCTCAGTTGTT GCTCTGGATTCATAAATGTCCTTTGTGCCAACTATGGACGGACTGATGGCGAAACTTGCTCTGCTGGGAAACCACCTGGGCAGCTCTCAAATGTGCACTGCTCCTCAGAAACATCCCTCCAAGCGATGGCTACTCG GTGTAATGGAAGAGAAAGCTGTTCTGTTCAAGCAGTGAACTCTGTTTTCAATGATCCCTGTTTTGGGACTTATAAATACCTGGAAGTATCTTATGAGTGTCTCCAATCTA AGCAGCACATAACTTGCGAAGGTTTCAGAGGTGACATTACCTGTG aggaggGTGTTCTTTCTGTTCATTATGCCAATTATGGACGGCGGAATCTTGCAACCTGCCCTCATCAATTGGCAACTACAACACACTGTTACTCTAATCGGACTGACCGTATGCGTTCCAG gtgcAATGGAAAGAAGTCTTGCCATGTACTAGCTTCAAATTCGGAGTTCTCTGATCCATGTGTAGGAGTCTATAAGTACCTGGAAGTGACGTATTCCTGCGTATGA